The Thermoplasmata archaeon genome contains a region encoding:
- a CDS encoding amidohydrolase family protein — MPGITDVHLHLEPFRNLKPAVFETMRRTMPDFDAMARKMEDPRALLAHLDEVGVERACLINYAAPEVMGLGLDVNAFVSKYASEDPRRLLAFGGVHPRLTKEPEAEIEHLASKLEIRGLKIHPPHQLFAPNAYVDGQMPNLWRIYRTAEKLHLPIMFHTGTSVFLGARSKFGDPLALDDVATDFPDLTILMAHGGRPLWCDTAFYLIRAHPNIYLDTSSIPPPRLLEGFPRIEKIADRVLFGSDWPGPGIPGIRQELDGMRALPLSESFKEKFFVTNARKVFP; from the coding sequence TTGCCCGGCATCACGGACGTCCACCTCCATCTCGAACCGTTCCGGAACCTCAAGCCCGCCGTCTTCGAGACCATGCGGCGCACGATGCCCGACTTCGACGCCATGGCGCGGAAGATGGAGGATCCGCGAGCCCTGCTCGCCCACCTCGACGAGGTCGGCGTCGAGCGTGCCTGCCTGATCAACTACGCGGCCCCGGAGGTCATGGGCCTGGGCCTCGACGTGAACGCCTTCGTGTCGAAGTACGCCTCCGAGGACCCCAGGCGGCTCCTCGCGTTCGGGGGCGTCCACCCGCGGCTCACGAAGGAACCGGAGGCGGAGATCGAGCACCTGGCCTCGAAGCTGGAGATCCGCGGGCTCAAGATCCACCCACCGCACCAACTGTTCGCCCCGAACGCCTACGTGGACGGCCAGATGCCGAACCTGTGGAGGATTTACCGCACGGCGGAGAAGCTGCACCTCCCGATCATGTTCCATACGGGGACATCCGTGTTCCTCGGCGCCCGCTCCAAGTTCGGGGACCCCCTAGCCCTCGACGACGTCGCGACGGACTTCCCCGATCTCACGATCCTCATGGCCCACGGCGGCCGGCCCCTCTGGTGCGACACCGCGTTCTACCTGATCCGCGCCCATCCGAACATATACCTGGACACGTCGTCCATCCCGCCCCCGCGCCTCCTGGAGGGGTTCCCGCGAATCGAGAAGATCGCGGACCGCGTCCTCTTCGGCTCGGACTGGCCCGGGCCCGGAATCCCAGGCATCCGACAGGAACTCGACGGGATGCGCGCCCTCCCGCTCTCCGAATCCTTCAAGGAGAAGTTCTTCGTCACGAACGCGCGGAAGGTCTTCCCCTAG
- a CDS encoding cupin domain-containing protein has protein sequence MYTTTVRSVAPVRFLEKGSHNVRMRQLVGREDGARHTSVHELIFGKGGYSVAHAHKWEHELVVTSGRGVAIVDGRRIELRPGVVLLVQGDEEHQFLQRGTAALRFLTVTPV, from the coding sequence ATGTACACGACCACCGTTCGGTCGGTCGCTCCGGTTCGCTTCTTGGAAAAGGGCAGCCACAACGTCCGCATGCGCCAACTCGTCGGTCGCGAGGATGGCGCCCGGCACACCTCCGTGCACGAGCTCATCTTTGGGAAAGGCGGGTACTCGGTCGCCCACGCCCACAAGTGGGAGCATGAGCTCGTCGTGACCTCGGGCCGCGGCGTCGCGATCGTGGACGGCCGGCGGATCGAGCTGCGGCCCGGCGTGGTCCTCCTCGTCCAAGGCGACGAGGAGCACCAGTTCCTCCAACGGGGAACGGCGGCTCTGCGCTTCCTGACCGTGACGCCCGTGTAG
- a CDS encoding acyl-CoA dehydrogenase family protein — protein sequence MRQISYAYGTNHFDRDEDLAAILTAFWRDFPRHRDELHRFGQFAGEDVYETVYHVDQDAAPVLVTHDLDGRRVDRARLSPAERVVLKAAAHINRPPYEGGSWHHHFALGYLLGDPGLYCVLTITNQTVYGIHKYAPAFAAWKEAMLAGDAFGATWMTEIQGGSDLGANITVARRDGDVWRLTGEKYFASGAGLADYALVTARPPGAKVGAKGLALFLLPRLRASGELNFTVRRLKDKSATRAVPTGEVDLNGSEAHLLGTPEDGVYMTLEILNVSRLANAIGAMATAKKAQLEVLERVRRREAFGRKLREHPLIRRDLTDLAVRAAGGLALAFRAVDQFDRVWNERRPYSLAYHYARFLIHLAKNRTAEHAAAMTALAMELFGGLGFLEEYAVARWHREALITPIWEGPSNIQALDFLESIQKHHADQPFLEDVIPRLEAAGGEIPRLARREAEAALESLRVGSPAEVIWRAKHAMTRIADATTVVLLLDLSKTGGPRYERLAELYGRHFLAGEEYPTWALDKERVWDADGM from the coding sequence ATGCGGCAGATCTCATACGCCTACGGCACGAACCACTTCGACCGCGACGAGGACCTGGCGGCCATCCTGACGGCCTTCTGGCGGGACTTCCCACGGCACCGCGACGAGCTCCACCGCTTCGGGCAGTTCGCCGGCGAGGACGTGTACGAGACCGTGTACCACGTCGACCAGGACGCCGCCCCGGTCCTTGTCACGCACGACCTCGACGGCCGCCGCGTCGACCGGGCGAGGCTGAGCCCTGCGGAGCGGGTCGTGCTCAAGGCCGCGGCCCACATCAACCGTCCTCCCTACGAGGGCGGCAGCTGGCACCATCACTTCGCTCTCGGGTACCTGTTGGGGGATCCGGGACTGTACTGCGTCCTCACGATCACGAACCAAACCGTGTACGGCATCCACAAGTACGCACCCGCGTTCGCCGCGTGGAAGGAGGCGATGCTTGCCGGGGACGCCTTCGGCGCCACCTGGATGACGGAGATCCAGGGCGGCAGCGACCTCGGGGCCAACATCACGGTCGCCCGCAGGGACGGAGACGTCTGGCGGCTCACGGGCGAGAAGTACTTCGCGAGCGGCGCCGGCCTGGCCGACTACGCGCTCGTCACCGCGCGACCCCCGGGCGCGAAGGTCGGAGCGAAGGGGCTCGCCTTGTTCCTCCTCCCCCGCCTCCGCGCGTCCGGCGAGCTGAACTTCACGGTGAGGCGCCTCAAGGACAAGAGCGCGACCCGGGCGGTCCCCACGGGCGAGGTCGACCTGAACGGGAGCGAGGCCCATCTACTGGGGACGCCGGAGGATGGCGTGTACATGACCCTGGAGATCCTGAACGTCTCGCGCCTCGCGAACGCGATCGGCGCCATGGCGACCGCGAAGAAGGCCCAGCTCGAGGTCCTCGAGCGCGTGCGCCGTCGCGAGGCGTTCGGACGGAAGCTGCGGGAACACCCGTTGATCCGCCGCGACCTCACGGACCTGGCCGTGCGGGCCGCGGGCGGGCTTGCCCTGGCCTTCCGGGCCGTGGACCAGTTCGACCGGGTGTGGAACGAACGGCGGCCGTACTCGCTCGCGTACCACTACGCGCGGTTCCTCATCCACCTGGCCAAGAACCGAACCGCGGAGCACGCGGCGGCGATGACGGCGTTGGCCATGGAGCTCTTTGGCGGCCTCGGATTCCTCGAGGAGTACGCGGTCGCGCGCTGGCACCGCGAGGCGCTCATCACGCCGATCTGGGAGGGGCCCAGCAACATCCAGGCCCTGGACTTCCTCGAGAGCATCCAGAAGCACCACGCGGACCAGCCGTTCCTCGAGGACGTCATCCCGCGGCTCGAGGCGGCCGGGGGAGAGATTCCTCGGCTCGCGAGGCGGGAGGCGGAGGCAGCCTTGGAGTCCCTGCGAGTGGGCTCGCCCGCGGAGGTGATCTGGCGGGCGAAGCATGCGATGACCCGGATCGCGGACGCGACCACCGTCGTCCTCTTGCTTGACCTAAGCAAGACGGGCGGCCCGCGGTACGAGCGCCTCGCCGAACTGTACGGCCGGCACTTCCTCGCCGGAGAGGAGTATCCCACCTGGGCGCTGGACAAGGAGCGGGTCTGGGACGCGGACGGGATGTGA
- a CDS encoding 6-carboxytetrahydropterin synthase: protein MKLGITEYIDCAHHLPGHERCGSFHGHTYQVDVFIEGEHKGGMLLDFAELKKVTRGVLAEYDHKDWNDFIQYPTVENIAELLAKRLQDALKLPVHVRVWEGHGKYAET, encoded by the coding sequence ATGAAGCTCGGCATCACGGAGTACATCGACTGCGCGCACCACCTCCCTGGGCACGAGCGGTGCGGCTCCTTCCATGGGCACACGTACCAGGTCGACGTGTTCATCGAGGGGGAGCACAAGGGCGGCATGCTCCTGGACTTCGCCGAGCTCAAGAAGGTCACCCGCGGCGTGCTCGCGGAGTACGACCACAAGGACTGGAACGATTTCATCCAGTATCCCACCGTGGAGAACATCGCGGAGCTCCTCGCGAAGCGGCTCCAGGACGCGCTCAAGCTCCCCGTGCACGTGCGCGTCTGGGAAGGCCACGGGAAGTACGCTGAGACCTGA
- a CDS encoding NRDE family protein, with protein MCSLILLWRAVDHYDIVLGMNRDESAMRAADPPAFVDGNPALVVPKDRTAGGAWIGASGRGLAMALSNRRGRISATARSRGLLLVEALKSPTIPAADIYLQRETQAHEYNFFNLLAATRQDLRFFRYDGQVSVTRGHEGLNVLTNEGGNVAGDPKGELVQNLLSKAPTRTVQDAVRTLQSALRTHASGGGVSLCNHAMGGGTVSSTILALSNVDPGENVLLYADGAPCQTPYRDYGEVIRRLPSPE; from the coding sequence ATGTGCAGCCTGATCCTCCTCTGGCGCGCGGTGGACCACTACGACATCGTCCTGGGCATGAACCGCGACGAGTCCGCGATGCGGGCCGCGGATCCACCGGCCTTCGTCGACGGCAATCCGGCCCTCGTGGTCCCGAAGGATCGCACGGCGGGAGGCGCCTGGATCGGCGCGAGCGGCCGCGGACTCGCCATGGCCCTCTCGAACCGCCGGGGGCGGATTTCGGCCACCGCGCGGTCGCGGGGCCTCTTGCTCGTCGAGGCGCTCAAGTCACCCACGATCCCGGCGGCGGACATCTACCTGCAACGGGAGACGCAGGCGCACGAATACAACTTCTTCAACCTCCTCGCCGCGACCCGGCAGGACCTGCGATTCTTCCGCTACGACGGCCAGGTGTCCGTGACGCGCGGCCACGAGGGACTGAACGTCCTGACCAATGAGGGCGGCAACGTCGCGGGAGATCCGAAGGGGGAGCTCGTCCAGAACCTCCTCTCCAAGGCACCCACGCGGACCGTCCAGGATGCCGTCCGGACGCTGCAGTCCGCCCTGCGCACGCACGCGTCGGGCGGCGGGGTCAGCCTGTGCAACCATGCGATGGGCGGCGGGACGGTCTCCTCCACGATCCTGGCGCTCAGCAACGTGGATCCCGGGGAGAACGTGCTCCTGTACGCAGACGGCGCGCCCTGCCAGACGCCGTACCGGGACTACGGCGAGGTCATCCGGCGGCTACCGAGCCCCGAGTGA
- a CDS encoding 7-cyano-7-deazaguanine synthase, giving the protein MDRAIVLLSGGVDSAVTLWWARKQGWDVHPLTFDYFGRPRREHVAIEALVKRAAVRPIRYVDLPFLKEVDDLRESGLANPVLRDSPEGYIPARNLIFYGLAAYYAELDGARYLVGGHNGIDPESFPDASPKFFNFLNSVLHLSLWSYDRSPVQVIVPLSGTSKEDVLRLGSDLGVPFDLTWSCYWDRDVHCGSCVSCKERREAFARIGVPDPVPYGT; this is encoded by the coding sequence ATGGACCGCGCGATTGTCCTGTTGTCCGGCGGCGTGGATTCCGCCGTCACCCTGTGGTGGGCCCGCAAGCAGGGCTGGGACGTGCATCCCCTGACCTTCGACTACTTCGGCCGGCCCCGGCGCGAGCATGTGGCCATCGAAGCCCTTGTGAAGCGCGCGGCCGTCCGACCCATCCGGTACGTCGACCTGCCCTTCCTCAAAGAGGTGGATGACCTGAGGGAGTCCGGCCTCGCGAACCCCGTGCTCCGGGATTCCCCGGAGGGCTACATCCCCGCGCGGAACCTGATCTTCTACGGCCTCGCGGCGTACTACGCGGAACTGGACGGTGCGCGGTATCTGGTCGGGGGCCACAATGGGATCGACCCGGAGTCGTTCCCCGACGCGAGCCCGAAGTTCTTCAACTTCCTGAACAGCGTGCTCCACCTGAGCCTGTGGTCCTACGACCGATCCCCCGTGCAGGTGATCGTCCCCCTGAGCGGCACGTCCAAGGAGGACGTCCTGCGCCTGGGAAGCGATCTCGGCGTGCCCTTCGACCTCACGTGGTCATGCTACTGGGACCGAGACGTGCACTGCGGTTCGTGCGTGTCGTGCAAGGAACGCCGCGAGGCGTTCGCCCGAATCGGCGTCCCGGATCCCGTCCCCTACGGGACGTGA